In the genome of Desulfobaculum xiamenense, one region contains:
- a CDS encoding FAD-dependent oxidoreductase — protein sequence MARIIYGVWDDIVHDNRGLGPFEIPEDPTMQGFDEFNQGNAIKAFFGDRGFFVFEPNVSLIDALWRYIDKAASESCGKCTPCRMGTRLIRDMLDTLRRGEGTPALFDEIEQLARQIRMTSLCGLGQTCTVPLLAALDHFRDRLVEEAAGSAPEQYGMDYVTAPCIEACPAKVNVPRYIDYIKDGKVAHSLGVILQKYPMAATCGRVCVRFCEMACRRNLVDEAVGIKVLKRYVADMEHGLSSKWFSRDLICTPQPDHLRVAVVGAGPAGISCAYHLLLRGYPVDVFEAKDEPGGMAATGIPSYRLPKDVLRSEAEIVERLGGQLLYNQRMGRDFSLDGLFERGYKAVFLALGCDQARMLGIEGEDASLTGCFTGIDFLLKVHDCLQGANCMTLDGPTVIVGGGNVAMDCARSALRMGASEVHIVYRRAEQDMPADHEEIEAAREEGVIFHFLTVPTRLVSEGGSVTGVEIVDMQPNGTDDRGRTIMIPVPGAERVLPCKGFIAAIGQQVDKASITGEDGIGFNKWGCIEADRTTLATARSGVFAGGDCFSGPSTIINAMANGLKAARSIDDYLHFGRVRFFPRSRMRKIINDFKVLSKEWIETPVENKYRVQVKELDPELRRRLFKEVEEPITTEEAYHEAGRCMRCYRIYSVITESSVPESAH from the coding sequence ATGGCACGCATCATCTATGGAGTCTGGGACGACATCGTCCACGACAACCGGGGCCTCGGTCCCTTCGAGATTCCCGAAGACCCCACCATGCAGGGCTTCGACGAATTCAATCAGGGCAACGCCATCAAGGCGTTCTTCGGCGACCGGGGCTTCTTCGTCTTCGAGCCGAACGTCAGCCTGATCGACGCGCTCTGGCGCTACATCGACAAGGCCGCCTCGGAATCCTGCGGCAAGTGTACGCCCTGTCGCATGGGCACCCGCCTCATCCGCGACATGCTCGACACGCTGCGTCGTGGCGAGGGTACCCCAGCCTTGTTCGACGAGATCGAACAACTCGCCCGACAAATCCGCATGACATCGCTGTGCGGCCTCGGCCAGACCTGCACCGTCCCCCTGCTGGCCGCGCTCGACCACTTCCGCGATCGGCTGGTGGAAGAGGCCGCAGGTTCCGCGCCGGAGCAGTACGGCATGGACTACGTCACCGCCCCGTGCATCGAGGCCTGCCCGGCCAAGGTCAACGTGCCCCGCTACATCGACTACATCAAGGACGGCAAGGTGGCGCACTCGCTTGGCGTCATCCTTCAGAAATACCCCATGGCCGCCACCTGCGGCCGCGTGTGCGTGCGCTTCTGCGAAATGGCCTGCCGCCGCAACCTCGTGGACGAGGCCGTGGGCATCAAAGTGCTCAAGCGCTACGTGGCGGACATGGAGCACGGCCTGTCCAGCAAGTGGTTCTCGCGCGATCTCATCTGCACCCCGCAGCCGGACCATCTCCGGGTCGCGGTGGTCGGCGCTGGTCCGGCCGGAATTTCCTGCGCCTACCACCTGCTGCTGCGCGGCTACCCCGTGGACGTCTTCGAAGCCAAGGACGAGCCGGGCGGCATGGCCGCAACGGGCATCCCCAGCTACCGCCTGCCCAAGGATGTCCTGCGCTCCGAGGCGGAAATCGTGGAGCGCCTTGGCGGCCAGCTTCTCTACAACCAGCGCATGGGCCGCGACTTCTCCCTCGACGGGCTTTTCGAGCGCGGCTACAAGGCCGTCTTCCTCGCGCTAGGCTGCGATCAGGCGCGCATGCTCGGCATCGAGGGCGAGGACGCCTCGCTCACCGGTTGCTTCACGGGCATCGACTTCCTGCTCAAAGTGCATGACTGTCTGCAAGGCGCGAACTGCATGACCCTCGACGGGCCCACGGTCATCGTCGGCGGCGGCAACGTGGCCATGGACTGCGCCCGTTCCGCCCTGCGCATGGGCGCAAGCGAGGTTCATATCGTCTATCGCCGCGCCGAACAGGATATGCCCGCCGACCATGAGGAAATCGAGGCCGCCCGCGAGGAGGGCGTCATCTTCCACTTCCTCACCGTCCCCACGCGCCTCGTCTCTGAAGGGGGAAGCGTGACCGGCGTGGAGATCGTGGACATGCAGCCGAACGGCACGGACGACCGGGGCCGCACCATCATGATTCCCGTCCCCGGCGCCGAACGCGTGCTGCCGTGCAAGGGCTTCATCGCCGCCATAGGCCAACAGGTGGACAAGGCGTCCATCACCGGCGAAGACGGCATCGGCTTCAACAAATGGGGATGCATCGAGGCGGACAGGACCACGCTGGCCACCGCACGCTCCGGCGTTTTCGCTGGGGGCGACTGCTTCTCCGGCCCGTCCACCATCATCAACGCCATGGCCAACGGCCTCAAGGCCGCCCGCTCCATCGACGACTATCTGCACTTCGGCCGCGTGCGCTTCTTCCCGCGCAGCCGCATGCGCAAGATCATCAACGATTTCAAGGTTCTGTCCAAGGAATGGATCGAAACACCCGTGGAAAACAAATACCGGGTGCAGGTCAAGGAACTCGATCCGGAACTGCGCAGAAGGCTCTTCAAGGAAGTCGAGGAACCGATCACCACGGAAGAGGCCTATCACGAGGCCGGGCGGTGCATGCGCTGCTACCGCATCTACTCGGTCATCACCGAATCCTCCGTGCCCGAATCGGCCCACTGA
- a CDS encoding NAD-dependent epimerase/dehydratase family protein, whose product MDIRGKRFLVVGGAGFIGSHVVDLLTREDVAEVRIFDNFTRGCEDNLRDALRDPRVRVFELGGEIMHRDILSAAMKGIDGVFHLAALWLLHCHDYPRSAFEVNVGGTFNVLEAMIDNGVRRLVYSSSASVYGDAVAEPMTEDHPYNNTNFYGATKIAGEHMCRALHHRWRGSERHFDYAGLRYMNVYGPRQDYHGAYIAVIMKILDRLDRGEAPVVYGDGTQAYDFVYVEDCARANIAAMTADVTDRFYNVGTGVKTSIRELAERLLAVAGADCDIEYRPGGTTFVRNRVGCPKRAEDELGFRAGIPLDEGLRLLVQWRNSHMQEVERRRRNA is encoded by the coding sequence ATGGATATTCGGGGAAAGCGGTTTCTGGTTGTGGGCGGGGCGGGGTTCATCGGGTCGCACGTGGTGGACCTTCTGACGCGTGAGGACGTGGCCGAGGTCAGGATATTCGACAACTTCACGCGCGGCTGCGAGGACAACCTGCGCGACGCCCTGCGCGACCCGCGCGTGCGCGTCTTTGAGTTGGGCGGCGAGATCATGCATCGGGATATCCTCTCCGCCGCCATGAAGGGCATCGACGGGGTGTTCCATCTCGCGGCCCTGTGGCTTCTGCACTGCCACGACTACCCGCGTTCGGCCTTCGAGGTGAACGTGGGCGGCACGTTCAACGTGCTGGAGGCGATGATCGACAACGGCGTGCGGCGGCTGGTCTATTCCTCGTCCGCCTCGGTGTACGGCGACGCCGTCGCCGAGCCGATGACCGAGGACCATCCCTACAACAACACCAATTTCTACGGCGCGACCAAGATCGCCGGCGAGCACATGTGCCGCGCCCTGCACCACCGCTGGCGCGGTAGCGAGCGGCATTTCGACTACGCCGGGCTGCGCTACATGAATGTCTACGGGCCACGGCAGGACTACCACGGGGCCTACATCGCCGTGATCATGAAGATTCTGGACCGGCTGGATAGGGGCGAGGCCCCCGTGGTCTACGGCGACGGCACGCAGGCCTACGACTTCGTGTACGTGGAGGACTGCGCCCGCGCCAACATCGCGGCCATGACCGCCGACGTGACGGACCGCTTCTACAACGTCGGAACCGGCGTGAAGACGTCCATTCGTGAACTGGCCGAACGGCTGCTGGCTGTGGCCGGTGCGGACTGCGACATCGAATATCGCCCCGGCGGGACGACTTTCGTCCGTAACCGGGTGGGCTGCCCGAAGCGGGCCGAGGATGAACTGGGCTTCAGGGCGGGGATTCCGCTCGACGAAGGACTGCGCCTGCTCGTTCAGTGGCGCAATTCGCATATGCAGGAAGTCGAAAGGAGGCGGCGCAATGCGTAA
- a CDS encoding DegT/DnrJ/EryC1/StrS family aminotransferase yields the protein MRKPKGNGDRIPLARPCVTAAVRERVLAVLDSGQLTEGPVTAELESQWAAFTGATHAVAATSCTTGLELVLRTLGVGPGDEVLVPDFTYPATALAVLNVGADVVLVDVDPRTMLVDYRAMEEAAGPNVRVAVPVSIFGNPLDYGQLAHLSNRGITIVEDAACALGATFGGRRVGSLADVSVFSMHPRKTVTTGEGGMITTSDGELAERLRSCKHFGMVADADSPTGMCFSCEGTNLKLSDVLAAIGVAQMERIDAILAERAALAAGYVALLADAPGVTLPEITPGGTHGWQSFCVFVERRDEIMARMRRHNIEAQIGTYALHMQPVFRDNPRCRLHGTMEGGRRVFSRCLALPLFVGMTAAQQRRVVDELLAAMGVTGRNDAATA from the coding sequence ATGCGTAAACCAAAGGGCAACGGGGATCGCATCCCATTGGCCCGGCCCTGCGTGACCGCCGCCGTGCGGGAGCGGGTGCTGGCCGTGCTCGACAGCGGGCAGCTGACCGAGGGACCGGTGACGGCGGAGCTGGAATCCCAGTGGGCGGCGTTCACGGGGGCGACCCATGCCGTGGCAGCCACCTCGTGCACCACGGGATTGGAACTGGTGCTGCGTACCCTTGGCGTGGGGCCGGGGGACGAGGTGCTGGTGCCGGACTTCACCTATCCCGCCACGGCGCTGGCCGTTTTGAACGTCGGCGCGGATGTGGTGCTGGTGGATGTGGACCCGCGTACGATGCTTGTCGATTACCGGGCCATGGAGGAGGCCGCCGGTCCCAACGTCCGGGTGGCGGTGCCGGTGTCCATCTTCGGCAATCCACTGGATTATGGGCAGCTCGCCCATCTGTCCAACCGGGGCATTACCATCGTCGAGGACGCGGCCTGCGCTCTGGGGGCGACCTTTGGCGGGCGGCGCGTGGGCAGTCTGGCCGACGTGTCCGTGTTCAGCATGCATCCGCGCAAGACCGTGACCACCGGCGAGGGGGGCATGATCACCACGTCCGACGGCGAACTTGCCGAGCGGCTGCGGTCCTGCAAGCATTTCGGCATGGTGGCGGATGCGGATTCTCCCACCGGGATGTGCTTTTCGTGCGAAGGAACGAATCTCAAGCTGTCCGACGTGCTCGCGGCCATCGGCGTGGCGCAGATGGAGCGCATTGACGCCATTTTGGCGGAACGGGCTGCCTTGGCTGCGGGGTATGTGGCACTTCTGGCCGATGCGCCGGGCGTGACCCTACCGGAGATCACGCCGGGCGGGACGCATGGCTGGCAGAGCTTCTGCGTGTTCGTCGAACGGCGCGACGAGATCATGGCCCGCATGCGACGGCACAACATCGAGGCGCAGATAGGAACCTACGCCCTGCACATGCAGCCCGTATTTCGCGACAATCCCCGATGCAGACTGCACGGGACCATGGAGGGTGGCCGCCGTGTCTTCTCGCGCTGCCTCGCGCTGCCGCTGTTCGTGGGCATGACCGCCGCCCAGCAGCGTCGCGTGGTGGATGAGCTTCTGGCCGCAATGGGCGTGACGGGTCGCAACGACGCGGCCACGGCTTGA
- the asnB gene encoding asparagine synthase (glutamine-hydrolyzing), whose translation MCGICGTVDFSGRPVVPDVLRRMTDSLAHRGPDGRGVFMDGPVGLGHRRLAIIDLSPAGRQPMTTPDGRFTIVYNGEVYNFRELRAELEDFGVSFRSRSDTEVVLHALAVWGPQAVERFNGMFALALWDNREGHLLLARDRYGVKPLYWCMAGGALVFGSEQKALLAHPALRREIDLECILEYFTFQNVFTDRTLLDGVRLFPPGSLAVVDVRRPGAALQPVRYWDYDFREPESSVDEREYAEELERLFRQAVVRQLVSDVDVGAYLSGGMDSGAITAVAARELPFMRTFTCGFDLHSASGLEYGYDERELSELMSYRFRTEHYEMVLKAGDMERVMPRLAQAVEEPRVGQSYPNFYVAQLAGKFVKVVLSGTGGDELFGGYPWRYYRAVVNSSFEDYVDKYYLFWQRLIPNTQLRRVFAPVWAEVSHVWTRDIFRDVFGDRLGDLSSPEDYVNGSLYFEARTFLHGLLVVEDKLSMAHGLETRVPFLDNDLVDFAMRLPVSLKLGNLGEVSRINENEPGKLRRYFERTRDGKLLLRRMMAGLVPPEVAGGVKRGFSAPDASWFKGESIDYVRSMLLGDEARIFDYLDRKAVRDLVGEHLDGRTNRRLFIWSLLSFEWWLRTFLP comes from the coding sequence ATGTGCGGAATCTGCGGAACCGTTGACTTCTCCGGACGCCCCGTCGTGCCGGATGTGCTGCGGCGCATGACCGACTCCCTCGCGCATCGGGGGCCGGACGGGCGGGGCGTGTTCATGGACGGCCCGGTGGGGCTGGGGCATCGGCGGCTGGCCATTATCGACCTCTCTCCGGCCGGTCGGCAGCCCATGACCACTCCGGACGGGCGGTTCACCATCGTCTACAACGGCGAGGTCTACAATTTCCGCGAACTGCGGGCCGAGTTGGAGGACTTCGGCGTGTCGTTCCGCTCCCGGTCGGACACGGAGGTGGTCCTGCACGCGCTGGCCGTATGGGGGCCGCAGGCCGTGGAACGCTTCAACGGCATGTTCGCCCTTGCGCTGTGGGACAACCGCGAAGGGCACCTGCTCCTCGCGCGGGACCGCTACGGCGTGAAGCCCCTGTACTGGTGCATGGCCGGGGGCGCGCTGGTCTTCGGGTCCGAGCAGAAGGCCCTTCTGGCGCATCCCGCCCTGCGCCGCGAGATCGACCTCGAATGCATCCTCGAATACTTCACTTTTCAGAATGTGTTCACCGATCGGACGCTTCTTGACGGCGTGCGGCTGTTTCCGCCCGGCTCGCTGGCGGTTGTGGATGTCCGCCGCCCGGGCGCGGCGCTTCAGCCGGTGCGCTATTGGGACTACGACTTCCGGGAACCCGAAAGCTCCGTGGACGAGCGCGAATACGCCGAGGAGCTGGAACGGCTGTTCCGTCAGGCCGTGGTTCGGCAACTGGTGAGCGATGTGGACGTGGGCGCGTATCTCTCCGGCGGCATGGATTCCGGGGCGATCACCGCCGTGGCCGCGCGCGAGCTTCCGTTCATGCGCACCTTCACCTGCGGTTTCGACCTGCATTCCGCATCCGGGTTGGAGTATGGCTACGACGAGCGCGAGCTCTCGGAACTCATGTCCTACCGCTTCCGCACGGAGCATTACGAGATGGTGCTCAAGGCGGGCGATATGGAGCGCGTGATGCCACGGTTGGCGCAGGCCGTGGAGGAGCCGAGGGTGGGGCAGAGCTACCCGAACTTCTATGTGGCGCAACTGGCGGGAAAGTTCGTGAAGGTCGTCCTGTCCGGCACGGGGGGCGACGAATTGTTCGGCGGCTACCCGTGGCGCTACTACCGCGCCGTGGTCAACAGCTCCTTCGAGGACTACGTCGACAAGTACTACCTCTTCTGGCAGCGGCTCATCCCCAACACGCAGCTTCGGCGCGTGTTCGCTCCCGTGTGGGCCGAGGTCTCCCACGTCTGGACGCGTGACATCTTCCGCGATGTGTTTGGCGACAGGCTCGGCGACCTCTCTTCGCCAGAGGACTACGTGAACGGGTCGCTATACTTTGAAGCCAGGACCTTCCTGCACGGGCTGCTCGTGGTGGAGGACAAGCTGTCCATGGCGCACGGGCTGGAGACGCGGGTTCCCTTTCTGGACAACGACCTCGTGGATTTCGCCATGCGGCTTCCCGTGTCGCTCAAGCTCGGCAACCTTGGCGAGGTGTCGCGCATCAACGAGAACGAGCCGGGCAAGCTGCGCAGGTATTTCGAACGTACGCGCGATGGCAAGCTGCTGCTGCGGCGGATGATGGCCGGGCTGGTCCCACCGGAGGTCGCCGGCGGCGTGAAGCGGGGCTTCTCCGCGCCCGACGCCTCGTGGTTCAAGGGCGAGAGTATCGACTACGTGCGCTCCATGCTCCTTGGCGACGAAGCCCGCATCTTCGACTATCTGGACCGCAAGGCTGTGCGCGATCTGGTGGGCGAGCATCTCGACGGCCGCACCAACCGCAGGCTGTTCATCTGGTCGCTGCTGAGTTTCGAATGGTGGCTGCGCACCTTTCTTCCCTGA
- a CDS encoding ATP-binding protein, producing the protein MMESAREAKLQLPARTEHLAAAGLFVRRFFGANVHVAANPELLSRMERVALEFCAHIVRHAYAEGEDGMMGIRLCMDAGELSMWFSDWGEGFDPAAVPEPEPGESASGLLLIPRYVDEWSYSSEDGVNTHHVVVRIGDEP; encoded by the coding sequence ATGATGGAATCCGCACGAGAGGCGAAACTGCAACTCCCCGCACGGACGGAGCATCTCGCGGCCGCGGGGCTTTTCGTGCGTCGGTTCTTCGGGGCGAACGTGCATGTGGCCGCCAACCCGGAGCTTTTATCCCGCATGGAGCGCGTGGCGCTGGAATTTTGCGCGCACATTGTCCGCCACGCCTACGCCGAGGGCGAGGACGGGATGATGGGCATACGCCTGTGCATGGATGCCGGGGAACTCTCCATGTGGTTCTCGGATTGGGGGGAGGGCTTCGACCCCGCAGCCGTGCCAGAGCCGGAGCCGGGAGAGAGCGCAAGCGGGCTGTTGCTCATCCCGCGCTACGTGGACGAATGGTCGTATTCTTCGGAAGATGGCGTCAATACGCACCATGTGGTCGTGCGCATCGGCGACGAGCCGTGA
- a CDS encoding metallophosphoesterase, with the protein MDIKDYMALTDRLGPSASRRRLERQARHAADFYSEAGRTHFHIENVELIPRVLRVVLDTLGLLDRGHANSTAYTVEHVSHVLPALPPQFDGYRILQLSDLHLDGIPDGGTRLGHALSELEFDLCALTGDFRFLTVHDYAPPLRVLAGLVDQLACADGIYGILGNHDFLEMVPEMEAMGIRMLLNEGVRIHRERAVLTLCGVDDPHYYGSDDLDRARRGVDPDACTILLCHSPELYAEAEEAGFDLFLCGHTHAGQICLPGGIPLVTNAACPRRFARGAWRHGAMLGYTSRGTGASGLPVRFFCPPEITIHTLRQGSR; encoded by the coding sequence ATGGACATCAAGGACTACATGGCCCTCACCGACCGCCTCGGCCCCAGCGCCTCGCGCAGGCGACTGGAGCGGCAGGCCCGGCACGCGGCGGACTTCTACAGCGAGGCGGGCCGCACCCACTTCCACATCGAAAACGTGGAGCTCATTCCCCGCGTGCTACGCGTCGTGCTGGACACGCTCGGCCTGCTTGATCGCGGCCACGCCAACAGCACCGCCTACACCGTCGAGCACGTCTCGCATGTTCTTCCCGCGCTGCCCCCGCAGTTCGACGGCTACCGCATCCTCCAGCTTTCGGACCTGCACCTCGACGGCATCCCCGACGGCGGGACACGCCTCGGGCACGCCCTCTCGGAACTGGAGTTCGACCTATGCGCGCTCACCGGCGACTTCCGCTTTCTGACAGTGCACGACTACGCGCCCCCGCTGCGCGTGCTCGCCGGGCTGGTGGACCAATTGGCCTGCGCCGACGGGATATACGGCATCCTCGGCAACCACGACTTTCTCGAAATGGTCCCCGAGATGGAGGCCATGGGCATCAGGATGCTCCTGAACGAAGGCGTGCGCATCCATCGGGAGCGCGCCGTGCTCACCCTCTGCGGCGTGGACGACCCGCACTACTACGGCTCCGACGACCTCGACCGCGCGCGGCGGGGTGTGGACCCGGACGCCTGCACCATCCTGCTCTGCCATTCGCCGGAACTCTACGCCGAGGCAGAGGAAGCGGGCTTCGACCTCTTCCTGTGCGGGCACACGCATGCCGGGCAGATATGCCTGCCCGGCGGCATTCCCCTCGTGACCAACGCCGCATGCCCACGCCGCTTCGCGCGGGGGGCGTGGCGGCACGGTGCGATGCTCGGCTACACCTCACGCGGGACCGGCGCGTCCGGCCTGCCGGTGCGCTTCTTCTGCCCGCCGGAGATCACCATCCACACACTGCGCCAGGGGAGCCGCTAG
- a CDS encoding M20 family metallopeptidase, producing the protein MIISDDAKKVMDLTCELVRFRSTASRPDEVHACADFIAERIAALGVTPERFEFDGVPSVAALPKHGHAPVLLMAHFDVVEAESDEQFAPYIDNERLYGRGCVDDKYGVALALVLFEKHLNALRAAGGSLENLPFGILFTCDEEQGGHLGAAKVLERISTDFCIALDGGTPDSIITKGKGVLDLRLIAQGRPAHGARPWLGENAFDTFIEDYAALKALFPPTTDDQWQRTMNMGIVRVGGATPNKVPGKAEGVLDIRYTENDDVDALLTSMKARVKGSIEVMAREPLFFAGESPYLDLLLETVPEAATAHMHGASDARFLSANGIPAVVWGADSEMSQHGPEEHVTLASLDAITARLDTYLAALARHARQ; encoded by the coding sequence ATGATCATTTCCGATGATGCCAAGAAAGTCATGGACCTGACCTGCGAACTCGTCCGCTTCCGGTCCACCGCCTCCCGCCCCGATGAAGTCCACGCCTGTGCGGACTTCATCGCCGAGCGCATCGCCGCACTCGGCGTCACGCCCGAGCGCTTCGAGTTCGACGGCGTGCCCTCGGTGGCAGCGCTGCCGAAACACGGGCACGCCCCGGTGCTGCTCATGGCCCACTTCGACGTGGTGGAGGCCGAGAGCGACGAGCAGTTCGCCCCGTACATCGACAACGAGCGCCTCTACGGACGCGGCTGCGTGGACGACAAGTACGGCGTGGCTCTCGCGCTGGTGCTCTTCGAAAAACACCTCAATGCCCTTCGCGCCGCGGGCGGTAGCCTTGAGAATCTGCCCTTCGGCATCCTCTTCACCTGCGACGAGGAACAGGGCGGACATCTCGGCGCGGCCAAGGTGCTGGAACGCATCTCCACGGACTTCTGCATCGCCCTCGACGGCGGCACGCCGGACAGCATCATCACCAAGGGCAAGGGCGTCCTCGACCTGCGGCTGATCGCGCAGGGCCGCCCGGCCCACGGCGCGCGCCCGTGGCTCGGCGAAAACGCCTTCGATACCTTCATCGAGGACTATGCGGCCCTCAAGGCGCTTTTCCCGCCCACCACGGACGACCAGTGGCAGCGCACCATGAACATGGGCATCGTGCGCGTCGGCGGAGCGACCCCGAACAAGGTCCCCGGCAAGGCCGAGGGCGTGCTCGACATCCGCTACACCGAAAACGACGACGTGGACGCGCTGCTGACCTCCATGAAGGCCCGCGTGAAGGGCAGCATCGAAGTCATGGCCCGCGAACCGCTGTTTTTCGCCGGGGAGTCGCCCTACCTCGACCTGCTGCTGGAAACCGTGCCCGAAGCCGCCACGGCGCACATGCACGGAGCCAGCGACGCCCGCTTCCTCTCCGCCAATGGCATTCCTGCCGTGGTCTGGGGCGCGGATAGCGAAATGAGCCAGCACGGACCCGAGGAGCATGTGACGCTCGCCTCCCTCGACGCCATCACCGCCCGGCTCGACACCTACCTCGCCGCGCTGGCGCGACACGCCAGACAGTAA